The Cohnella abietis genome has a segment encoding these proteins:
- a CDS encoding ABC transporter permease, with amino-acid sequence MYLALREMRFAKTRYTLIMTIMLLVSFLVLFVTGLANGLAYANAASVENMSANYFVLQQDSNSRFTRSVMSHDQLTAARSVVGDTNATPLRIQMTTVTQGSTTLKTDVTLFAIDMDSWLAPAVVEGSGVSNDSVGHVIVDQKLKDSGFTIGSPLRDQVTGMTWTISGFVKDESYSHTPVVFMNKQDWQQLKQQSVINGDSADQPPINTIAVKANSNQALQLQKELGDVEVITKGTAVSAIPGYKEEQGSLLMMIAFLFVISAFVLAVFFYVITIQKTSQFGILKAIGTNTGYLARSVFGQVLVLSIGSQLISLLLIKILSMALPESLPFKLDTSTIIFTCSLLVAMSLAGSLLSVIKVARTDALDAIGRAAA; translated from the coding sequence TAAGGGAAATGAGATTTGCCAAGACACGCTACACTCTTATTATGACCATTATGCTACTGGTCTCGTTTCTGGTCTTGTTCGTTACGGGTCTTGCTAATGGATTGGCTTATGCCAATGCAGCTTCTGTAGAAAATATGTCTGCGAACTACTTTGTTTTGCAGCAGGATTCCAATAGTCGGTTCACCCGCTCGGTAATGAGCCATGATCAATTAACAGCAGCACGTTCTGTCGTAGGCGATACCAATGCGACTCCACTCCGTATTCAAATGACGACCGTCACCCAAGGCTCAACAACCTTGAAAACAGACGTCACGCTATTCGCTATCGATATGGATAGCTGGCTTGCACCAGCTGTAGTTGAAGGTAGTGGAGTAAGCAACGATTCAGTTGGCCACGTTATTGTTGATCAGAAGCTGAAGGACTCAGGCTTTACGATTGGCAGTCCCTTACGAGATCAAGTGACAGGGATGACCTGGACGATTAGTGGTTTTGTTAAAGATGAGTCTTATAGTCATACTCCCGTCGTATTCATGAACAAACAGGATTGGCAGCAGCTGAAGCAGCAATCCGTAATCAATGGGGATTCCGCGGATCAGCCCCCTATTAATACCATTGCCGTAAAAGCTAATTCAAACCAAGCGTTGCAGCTGCAAAAAGAACTCGGCGACGTAGAGGTCATTACGAAGGGGACGGCAGTTTCAGCCATTCCCGGTTACAAGGAGGAGCAGGGCTCGCTCCTTATGATGATTGCTTTTCTATTCGTTATTTCTGCCTTCGTGCTGGCCGTATTTTTCTATGTGATTACGATCCAGAAAACAAGTCAGTTTGGCATCCTAAAGGCGATCGGCACAAATACAGGTTATCTGGCAAGAAGCGTGTTCGGACAGGTGCTGGTATTGTCTATCGGCAGTCAACTGATTAGTCTTCTGCTGATCAAGATTTTATCTATGGCGCTACCAGAGTCGTTACCCTTCAAGCTGGATACCTCGACGATTATTTTCACCTGCTCCTTATTGGTCGCCATGTCGCTGGCTGGTTCGCTTCTATCAGTTATTAAGGTAGCGAGAACAGATGCACTTGATGCCATCGGGAGGGCCGCAGCATGA